From one Flavobacteriales bacterium genomic stretch:
- a CDS encoding Lacal_2735 family protein, giving the protein MLNLFKQKTPREKLETEYRRLLAEAHRLSTINRAASDQKRAEAESIIEQIERLAMEAGA; this is encoded by the coding sequence ATGCTGAACCTGTTCAAGCAGAAGACACCGCGCGAGAAACTCGAAACCGAGTACCGACGATTACTGGCCGAAGCGCATCGGCTCAGCACCATCAACCGCGCGGCCAGCGACCAGAAGCGCGCCGAGGCCGAGTCGATAATTGAGCAGATAGAGCGTTTGGCGATGGAGGCGGGAGCCTGA
- a CDS encoding carboxypeptidase regulatory-like domain-containing protein produces MRVFLSLFLLISVQWLFAQATATLRGTVSDANGVTLPLANVSVIGTSLGTSCNELGDYRLDLPAGRALKVQFSYSGAQSYTEEVILEPGEVRVLNAKLRFITLKPIDVEAVRIIRETGVDRIDPKLARFNPSPLGGVEALLGGQLGVVMRNELSSGYSVRGGNFDENLVYVNDIEVYRPFLVRAGQQEGLSFPNPDMIERITFSAGGFEARYGDKMSSVLDIKYRRPRAFGGSAMASLLGGAVHVEDAMLKMRLRHVTGIRYRTNQLLLGGGDVKGDYRPVYTDAQTYWTYDLTPNVELGFLGLYSRNQYNVVPDDRETEFGPFNQALRFTVYFDGQERTQFETYFGALNLNVQANKDLLLKFITSAYSTSESERFTIQGQYRLGELERDLGSEQFGEVVRDLGIGTYLDHARNQLDASVYTIAHKGYLQRPKSYLQWGLDSRVETISDRLNEWYLLDSADFSVPLNTGEDLYLQNTLRADLDVQSVRSSAYLQSTWRWESKDSTDRWLSLVAGARAQHWSFNGQVVASPRVRLVWHPGWKKVIRPDSIVDRDYSFWLAGGLYYQPPFYREMRMLDGTLNPDIRAQRSIHALLGMDRWFEIWERPFRFTAEAYYKAMDDLIPYEVDNIRIRYYGTNNAKGYATGLDVKLAGQFIDGIDSWMSIGVLSASEDLKDDFFYWRFNAAGDTIFPGYTRDNVAVDSSRVEPGFIPRPTDQRVNVAFFFQDEFPRWPTAKVHVNLAFGTGLPFGPPNNNRYADTLRTSLYRRVDIGFSKQFLGAEGQNRSGWRRHIKDLWLTAEVFNLLNIDNVANHTWITDVTGRQYSIPDFLTPRRYNLKLIAWF; encoded by the coding sequence ATGCGCGTATTCCTCTCGTTATTCCTGCTGATCTCGGTTCAATGGCTATTCGCGCAAGCAACGGCCACGTTGCGCGGCACCGTGAGCGACGCGAACGGGGTGACGCTTCCGCTGGCGAACGTGAGCGTGATCGGTACCAGCCTCGGGACCTCGTGCAACGAACTCGGAGATTATCGTCTTGATCTGCCCGCTGGTCGCGCGCTGAAGGTGCAGTTCAGCTACTCCGGCGCGCAGTCCTACACGGAAGAGGTGATCCTGGAGCCCGGCGAAGTGCGCGTGCTGAATGCCAAACTGCGCTTCATCACGTTGAAGCCGATTGATGTGGAGGCCGTGCGCATCATCCGCGAGACAGGCGTTGATCGCATCGACCCGAAGCTGGCGCGCTTCAACCCTTCGCCCTTGGGCGGCGTGGAGGCCTTGCTGGGCGGACAACTCGGCGTGGTGATGCGCAATGAGCTGAGCAGCGGCTACAGCGTGCGCGGCGGCAACTTCGATGAGAACCTGGTGTATGTGAACGACATCGAGGTGTACCGCCCTTTCCTGGTGCGCGCCGGGCAGCAGGAGGGCCTCAGCTTCCCGAATCCCGACATGATCGAGCGCATCACCTTCAGCGCGGGCGGCTTCGAGGCGCGCTACGGTGACAAGATGAGCAGCGTGCTCGACATCAAGTACCGCCGTCCGCGTGCCTTTGGCGGCAGTGCCATGGCCAGCTTGCTCGGTGGCGCAGTGCACGTGGAGGATGCCATGCTGAAGATGCGCCTGCGCCATGTCACCGGCATCCGGTATCGCACCAACCAGCTGTTGCTCGGCGGCGGCGATGTGAAGGGCGATTACCGTCCGGTGTACACCGATGCGCAGACCTACTGGACCTACGACCTCACGCCCAATGTGGAGCTCGGCTTCCTCGGCCTATACTCGCGCAACCAGTACAATGTGGTGCCCGACGACCGGGAGACGGAGTTCGGCCCCTTCAATCAGGCCTTGCGCTTCACCGTGTATTTCGATGGGCAGGAGCGCACGCAGTTCGAGACCTACTTCGGTGCGCTCAACCTGAATGTGCAGGCGAACAAGGACCTCTTGCTGAAGTTCATCACCAGCGCCTATTCCACCTCAGAGAGCGAGCGCTTCACCATTCAAGGCCAGTACCGCTTGGGTGAATTGGAGCGCGACCTCGGCAGCGAGCAGTTCGGTGAAGTGGTGCGCGACCTCGGCATCGGCACCTACCTCGATCATGCGCGCAACCAGCTCGATGCCTCAGTCTATACGATAGCGCACAAAGGCTACCTGCAACGTCCGAAGAGCTACCTGCAATGGGGCCTCGACTCGCGCGTGGAGACCATCAGCGACCGGCTTAACGAATGGTACCTGCTTGATAGCGCCGACTTCAGCGTGCCGCTGAACACGGGCGAGGACCTCTACCTTCAGAACACCTTGCGCGCCGACCTCGACGTGCAGAGCGTGCGCAGCAGCGCCTATCTGCAGAGCACCTGGCGCTGGGAGAGCAAGGACAGCACCGACCGCTGGTTGAGCCTGGTGGCCGGAGCGCGGGCGCAGCATTGGAGCTTCAACGGGCAAGTGGTGGCCAGTCCGCGCGTGCGGCTGGTCTGGCATCCCGGCTGGAAGAAGGTGATCCGCCCCGACTCGATCGTGGACCGCGACTACAGCTTCTGGTTGGCCGGCGGCCTCTACTACCAGCCGCCCTTCTACCGCGAGATGCGCATGCTCGATGGCACGCTGAATCCCGACATCCGCGCGCAGCGCAGCATCCACGCATTGCTGGGCATGGATCGCTGGTTCGAGATCTGGGAGCGCCCCTTCCGCTTCACCGCCGAAGCCTACTACAAGGCGATGGACGACCTCATCCCCTACGAGGTGGACAACATCCGCATCCGCTACTACGGCACCAACAACGCCAAGGGCTACGCCACCGGATTGGATGTGAAGCTCGCTGGACAGTTCATCGACGGGATCGACAGTTGGATGAGCATCGGCGTGCTCAGCGCGAGCGAGGACCTGAAGGACGACTTCTTCTATTGGCGCTTCAACGCCGCGGGCGACACCATCTTCCCCGGCTACACGCGCGACAACGTGGCGGTGGACAGCTCGCGCGTGGAGCCCGGCTTCATCCCGCGCCCCACCGATCAGCGGGTGAACGTGGCCTTCTTCTTCCAGGATGAATTCCCGCGCTGGCCCACGGCCAAAGTGCACGTGAACCTCGCCTTCGGCACGGGCCTGCCCTTCGGTCCGCCGAACAACAACCGCTACGCCGATACGCTGCGCACGAGCCTTTACCGACGCGTTGATATCGGCTTCAGCAAGCAATTCCTTGGTGCCGAAGGGCAGAACCGCAGCGGCTGGCGCAGGCATATCAAGGACCTCTGGCTCACCGCCGAGGTCTTCAACCTGCTCAACATCGATAACGTGGCCAACCATACCTGGATCACCGATGTCACCGGCCGGCAGTACTCCATCCCCGATTTCCTCACGCCGCGGCGCTACAACCTGAAGCTGATCGCTTGGTTCTGA